In the Aneurinibacillus soli genome, one interval contains:
- a CDS encoding formate/nitrite transporter family protein — MAFHSPQQIAKNAVEVGVKKATTSVPTMLVLGFLAGAFIALGFLLDIRTIGNLPKEWGSFSSFLGGAVFPIGLMFVIIAGGDLLTGNMATLPIAYMARRITLSQVVRNWFWITVANFLGAIFVAFFFGHVVGLTETGAFLAKTTAIAHAKLNDSFLQAFISGIGCNWLVCLGVWFAFASDDIAGKILGIWFPVMAFVTIGFQHVVANMFVIPAAIFAGKVTWMQYFPNFVSVFLGNAVGGALFIAAAYWFAFLREESLTDSKQKSKAA; from the coding sequence GTGGCATTTCATTCACCACAACAAATTGCAAAAAATGCAGTTGAGGTCGGCGTAAAAAAAGCAACAACGTCTGTACCTACTATGCTTGTGTTAGGATTCCTGGCAGGCGCGTTTATCGCGCTTGGATTCCTACTTGATATTCGAACAATCGGCAATCTGCCAAAAGAATGGGGAAGCTTTAGCTCGTTCCTTGGCGGTGCAGTATTTCCAATCGGTCTTATGTTTGTCATTATTGCAGGGGGGGACTTGCTTACAGGCAATATGGCAACGCTACCGATTGCGTATATGGCCCGCCGTATAACGCTGTCACAAGTAGTACGCAATTGGTTCTGGATTACGGTGGCGAACTTTCTGGGCGCGATCTTTGTGGCGTTTTTCTTCGGACACGTAGTTGGTTTGACAGAAACAGGTGCATTCCTGGCGAAGACTACGGCGATTGCACACGCTAAGTTGAATGATTCGTTCCTGCAAGCATTTATCTCTGGCATCGGGTGTAATTGGCTTGTCTGTTTAGGCGTGTGGTTCGCATTTGCATCTGATGATATTGCAGGCAAAATTCTCGGCATCTGGTTTCCTGTTATGGCATTCGTTACAATCGGGTTTCAGCACGTTGTAGCGAATATGTTCGTGATTCCAGCCGCTATTTTTGCCGGTAAAGTTACGTGGATGCAATACTTTCCAAACTTCGTTTCTGTTTTTCTGGGTAACGCAGTTGGAGGTGCGTTGTTTATCGCAGCCGCCTATTGGTTTGCCTTTCTGCGTGAAGAATCGTTGACAGATTCAAAACAAAAAAGCAAAGCTGCGTAA
- a CDS encoding helix-turn-helix transcriptional regulator — translation MYIIQLIMQDAEEKEKISTWMREEFGTCCQVEESTELRAESIHILLIEIHTVFDWVKINRVRKINRECRIIPILAPSILSTSPIAIEMKLPSLFIKPLKKSLFLRTLKRNLEALSKELDSPLNYQDIYEQVPDQNERDVKPFQEAFLRRLLRDEVRTEAELIQTRSFFPGEAIPNIVCFIQGFVRFPERERPEEWDAAEQIRQCVQKHLGPLVPHLFFLSYRKHMLLLLRIPEAYPSLRCWEAGQSALLSVITELEEEQNIHIYIGVGEIYREPLALFRSYREARKARRTPPYERLSLRYHDQIADDKLIQQCSRYINEHYTEDLTVTCVAGQVNLSPAYFSRLFKKETGRSFVEYVTFVRLQRAIWLLRHTNKTIEQIAEELGFNTPNYFSAIFKKYAGLAPSEYRGTIEIIFV, via the coding sequence TTGTATATCATTCAGCTGATTATGCAAGATGCAGAAGAGAAAGAGAAGATAAGCACATGGATGCGAGAGGAATTCGGCACATGTTGTCAAGTAGAAGAAAGTACAGAGCTTCGGGCAGAAAGCATCCATATTTTATTAATCGAAATCCATACTGTATTTGACTGGGTGAAAATAAATCGGGTTCGCAAAATAAATCGGGAATGTCGGATTATTCCTATTTTAGCGCCCTCGATCCTGTCCACATCTCCAATAGCAATCGAGATGAAGCTACCTTCTTTGTTTATAAAGCCATTAAAAAAGAGTCTGTTTCTCCGCACGCTTAAAAGAAATTTGGAAGCGTTATCAAAAGAGCTGGATAGCCCTTTGAACTACCAGGATATTTATGAACAGGTTCCTGATCAGAATGAGCGGGATGTTAAACCATTTCAGGAAGCTTTCTTAAGACGGTTGCTACGTGATGAAGTGCGGACTGAGGCTGAATTGATTCAAACACGTTCTTTTTTTCCAGGAGAAGCAATCCCGAATATAGTCTGTTTTATTCAGGGATTTGTTCGGTTTCCAGAACGTGAACGTCCAGAAGAATGGGATGCAGCCGAGCAAATTCGCCAGTGTGTACAGAAGCATCTCGGTCCACTTGTTCCGCATCTGTTTTTTCTATCCTACCGCAAACACATGCTTCTCTTGCTTCGTATTCCTGAAGCATATCCGTCTCTTCGTTGTTGGGAGGCAGGACAGTCTGCATTGCTTTCCGTGATCACAGAGCTGGAGGAAGAGCAGAATATACATATATACATTGGAGTCGGAGAGATTTACCGTGAGCCGCTGGCTTTATTTCGCTCCTATAGGGAAGCGCGAAAAGCAAGGAGAACTCCTCCATATGAGCGTCTCTCCTTACGGTATCATGACCAGATCGCAGATGATAAGTTGATCCAGCAGTGTAGCCGATATATCAATGAACATTATACAGAGGATCTAACCGTGACCTGTGTGGCAGGACAGGTGAATTTAAGCCCGGCCTATTTCAGTCGATTGTTCAAGAAAGAAACGGGCCGGAGTTTTGTAGAGTATGTTACATTTGTCCGCCTGCAGCGTGCCATCTGGCTTTTGCGACACACAAATAAGACCATTGAACAAATTGCTGAAGAGCTTGGTTTTAACACGCCTAACTACTTTAGCGCCATTTTTAAAAAATATGCGGGGTTAGCTCCGAGTGAATATCGAGGCACAATTGAAATTATTTTTGTATAA
- the fdhD gene encoding formate dehydrogenase accessory sulfurtransferase FdhD, with translation MVHPVAHSRTVWHYENNEWTERTDEVVNEFPVTIFLDEEEFATVVCTPEYIEDLVVGFLASEGVIRSFDDIKTITIQEEEGFAHVETHARHKLNQRLYSKRYITSCCGKSRQHFYFYNDARTAKVMTEKNVLLTPEDCSHLIAAMQENSVVFRNTGGVHNAALCDKKGILIDRMDIGRHNALDKIYGYCLQHNISLHDKVIAFSGRISSEVLLKVAKIGCEVVLSKSAPTRLALELAEELGITAVGFIRGSSLNVYTHPERIVIQK, from the coding sequence ATGGTTCATCCTGTAGCTCACTCTCGCACCGTCTGGCACTATGAAAACAACGAATGGACGGAACGCACAGATGAAGTAGTAAATGAATTCCCTGTTACAATTTTTCTCGATGAAGAAGAGTTTGCAACTGTCGTATGCACACCTGAATACATCGAAGATCTCGTAGTCGGATTTCTGGCATCAGAAGGAGTTATCCGTTCCTTTGATGACATCAAAACCATCACAATCCAGGAAGAAGAAGGATTCGCCCATGTAGAAACCCATGCACGACATAAGCTGAATCAACGTCTGTATTCCAAGCGCTATATTACTTCATGCTGTGGAAAAAGTCGCCAGCATTTTTATTTTTACAATGATGCCCGTACGGCCAAAGTCATGACTGAAAAAAACGTCCTTCTTACCCCTGAAGATTGCTCTCACCTGATTGCGGCTATGCAGGAAAACTCTGTTGTATTCCGAAATACAGGTGGTGTTCATAATGCAGCGTTGTGCGATAAAAAGGGCATTTTGATTGACCGCATGGATATCGGCCGTCATAATGCGCTCGACAAAATCTACGGCTACTGCCTGCAACATAATATCTCTCTACACGATAAAGTAATTGCATTCAGCGGACGCATCTCTTCGGAAGTGCTGCTCAAAGTGGCCAAAATCGGCTGTGAAGTAGTTCTATCCAAATCAGCACCCACCCGCTTAGCCCTTGAACTTGCCGAAGAACTCGGCATTACGGCTGTCGGCTTTATTCGCGGCAGTTCGCTAAACGTGTACACCCACCCGGAACGTATTGTTATACAAAAATAA
- a CDS encoding H-type small acid-soluble spore protein → MDSKRAQEIMQAHDKIRVHFEGMPIWIDNVDERSKTARVHTMENREDKKTVALSELEEMKD, encoded by the coding sequence ATGGATAGTAAACGTGCACAGGAGATTATGCAGGCACATGATAAAATACGAGTTCATTTTGAAGGAATGCCAATTTGGATTGACAATGTGGATGAGCGAAGTAAGACAGCAAGGGTGCATACAATGGAAAATCGGGAAGATAAGAAGACAGTGGCCTTAAGTGAACTCGAAGAAATGAAAGATTGA
- a CDS encoding DUF2294 domain-containing protein, with protein MSTARIAHEFSNLVREIRKTHVGKGPTHIVTRFAGPWAICEMKGNLTSVEKFMSRTEEGKRMIHETRTEFIKKIYEDLSVGRPLEELVNAKMVTLFVDFRYEMDTAMTVFVFDRPLELDM; from the coding sequence ATGAGTACTGCCCGTATTGCTCATGAATTCAGTAATCTTGTCCGTGAAATTCGTAAAACACATGTTGGAAAGGGCCCTACTCACATTGTTACCCGATTTGCCGGACCGTGGGCGATTTGTGAAATGAAGGGAAACCTTACAAGCGTTGAGAAATTTATGAGCCGGACAGAAGAAGGCAAACGGATGATTCATGAAACTCGAACTGAATTCATTAAAAAGATTTATGAAGATTTATCAGTGGGGCGACCGCTAGAAGAACTTGTGAATGCTAAAATGGTCACGCTTTTTGTAGATTTCCGTTATGAAATGGATACAGCCATGACAGTTTTTGTCTTTGATAGACCATTAGAGCTAGACATGTGA
- a CDS encoding DUF1641 domain-containing protein, with product MAKPIQDVTRHEPTEAELQAQALGELLSVVAKHGEAIKDLLKVVELLHEMGAMEIIGGLIQSREKVMEIGVSQLSKPTMTRGINNVMSAIGMMGELEPEMIRKVVSGVVNGIDRSNEALASNQKMGMFDLIKVLRDPNANRALTMAVGFLKGLGEKL from the coding sequence ATGGCAAAGCCAATTCAAGACGTAACCCGTCACGAACCGACGGAAGCAGAACTACAGGCACAGGCGCTGGGTGAATTGCTCAGTGTTGTCGCCAAGCACGGCGAGGCAATTAAAGACTTGCTGAAGGTCGTGGAACTGCTGCATGAGATGGGCGCGATGGAAATCATCGGCGGGCTGATCCAATCACGTGAAAAGGTGATGGAAATCGGGGTTTCTCAATTGTCTAAGCCAACCATGACGCGTGGTATCAACAACGTGATGAGTGCAATCGGCATGATGGGAGAGTTAGAGCCAGAAATGATTCGCAAGGTTGTATCCGGTGTGGTAAACGGCATTGATCGCTCTAACGAGGCGCTTGCATCCAATCAGAAGATGGGGATGTTTGATCTGATCAAAGTTCTCCGCGACCCGAACGCAAATCGTGCGCTTACGATGGCAGTCGGTTTTCTAAAAGGGCTCGGTGAGAAGCTGTAA
- a CDS encoding APC family permease translates to MQKSATLKRSLGLWPIVMLGVGYMTPMVVFDTFGIASKEADGHVPMAYIIALVAMLFTAFSYGKMVRAFPSAGSAYTYTQKTISPHLGFLVGWSSLLDYLLLPMVNALLTQIYLSALFPEVPAWIWVVGFVALVTIINAVGVNSTANFNTLFVLYQMLVVVIFVILAVRQLIGGFGYGEVFPVGPLYTPDMHMSTLIAGATVLCFSFLGFDAVTTYSEETPNPTKTIPRAIFFTALIGGLVFIVGSYFTQALFPDITRFKNPDATSPEIALYAGGKVFQMFFLAGALAGTIASGLASHASVSRLLYVMGRDNILPQKLFGYVHPRTHTPLFNVILVGFISMTAVFFTLEIASAFISFGALIAFTFVNLSVIAHYALKKKEYKTLGGFLSHILLPIIGAAFVAVLWYNLEASSFTMGVIWFGIGLVYLMYVTKLFRVRPMDIHFEEADEESAVIEGEPIVENGVLAK, encoded by the coding sequence ATGCAAAAATCAGCAACGCTGAAACGATCATTAGGATTATGGCCGATTGTCATGCTGGGGGTTGGATATATGACCCCGATGGTTGTGTTTGACACATTTGGAATCGCTTCCAAAGAAGCGGATGGCCACGTTCCCATGGCGTATATTATTGCGCTAGTAGCCATGTTGTTTACGGCTTTTAGTTATGGAAAAATGGTTCGGGCGTTTCCGAGTGCAGGGTCTGCTTATACGTATACGCAGAAAACGATCAGCCCGCATCTCGGCTTTCTTGTAGGATGGTCCTCACTATTGGATTATCTACTGCTTCCGATGGTAAATGCTTTACTTACACAAATTTACCTTTCTGCGCTGTTCCCGGAAGTGCCCGCGTGGATATGGGTTGTTGGTTTTGTAGCGCTCGTTACGATTATTAATGCAGTTGGGGTTAATTCAACAGCCAATTTTAATACGCTCTTCGTTTTGTATCAAATGCTTGTCGTAGTTATTTTTGTAATTCTTGCCGTTCGACAACTAATCGGCGGATTTGGATACGGAGAAGTATTTCCGGTAGGGCCGCTGTACACGCCTGATATGCATATGTCGACCTTAATTGCAGGTGCTACAGTGCTCTGTTTCTCCTTTCTGGGATTCGATGCGGTTACGACATACTCAGAAGAGACTCCGAATCCGACGAAAACCATTCCACGTGCGATCTTTTTTACCGCGTTGATTGGTGGATTAGTTTTTATAGTCGGTTCTTATTTTACACAGGCATTGTTCCCGGATATCACTCGATTTAAGAATCCAGACGCGACTTCACCTGAGATTGCGCTGTATGCAGGCGGCAAAGTATTTCAGATGTTCTTCCTGGCGGGTGCACTTGCCGGAACGATTGCGTCCGGGCTGGCGTCTCATGCGAGTGTATCGCGTCTGTTGTATGTAATGGGACGGGATAACATTTTGCCACAAAAACTATTTGGCTATGTTCATCCACGTACACATACGCCGCTGTTCAATGTCATTCTTGTTGGGTTCATTTCCATGACGGCTGTATTCTTTACCCTGGAAATTGCATCTGCATTTATTAGTTTCGGTGCCTTGATTGCCTTCACCTTCGTAAACCTGTCTGTTATCGCGCATTATGCTTTGAAGAAGAAGGAGTACAAAACGCTGGGCGGTTTCTTATCGCATATTTTACTGCCGATTATTGGTGCAGCGTTTGTGGCGGTTCTCTGGTACAATCTCGAGGCCAGCTCATTTACTATGGGGGTAATCTGGTTTGGAATCGGGCTCGTCTATCTGATGTATGTAACAAAACTGTTCCGTGTTCGCCCGATGGATATTCATTTCGAAGAGGCGGACGAAGAATCGGCTGTTATTGAAGGTGAGCCGATAGTGGAAAATGGAGTGCTTGCAAAGTAG
- a CDS encoding ribonuclease H-like YkuK family protein — MNGSFYNLSERFTAFEDVFDRILWFAEQDPTARYALAIGTDSHTYRTYTKFTTAILIHRHGRGAWGCLRDYILQRPIRSLREKISLETGLSEEVAYALTADMLGRIYDVLLPHVDKGADLQLTIHLDIGMKGATKELIKEMVGRIQAMGIEAKIKPDSYVASSYANRYTKRALLLNRKVN, encoded by the coding sequence ATGAATGGATCGTTTTATAATTTGAGTGAACGGTTTACCGCGTTCGAAGATGTGTTTGATCGAATTTTATGGTTTGCTGAACAGGACCCGACAGCTCGGTATGCTCTCGCAATTGGAACGGATTCTCATACATACCGGACGTATACAAAATTTACGACAGCGATTCTGATTCATCGGCATGGTAGGGGAGCGTGGGGGTGTCTTCGTGATTATATTTTGCAGCGTCCTATCCGAAGTTTGCGGGAGAAAATTTCACTGGAAACAGGGTTGAGTGAAGAGGTTGCATATGCTCTGACGGCTGATATGCTGGGGCGAATCTATGACGTACTTTTGCCGCATGTGGATAAGGGAGCGGATTTACAGCTTACCATCCATCTGGATATTGGTATGAAAGGAGCGACCAAAGAGCTGATTAAGGAGATGGTGGGAAGGATTCAGGCGATGGGAATTGAGGCGAAGATTAAGCCAGATTCGTATGTGGCATCAAGCTATGCGAACCGGTATACGAAACGGGCATTATTGTTAAATCGAAAAGTGAATTAA
- the fdhF gene encoding formate dehydrogenase subunit alpha — METKTPVSLSINGKSYEASTDQNLVDVIKENGIEIPHICYHQNLGTIQTCDTCMVEVNGQLVRSCATKAQSGMVVETKSLSAKAAQTEAMDRILENHLLYCTVCDNNNGDCRIHNTVEMMGIEHQSYPFSPKPYEVDMSHPFYRYDPTQCILCGQCVEACQNVQVNETLSINWELDRPRVIWDNDVNINESSCVSCGHCVNVCPCNALMEKSMLGEAGIMTNLKPELMAPMIELVKEVEPGYSGILAVSDLEATIRSTRTKKTKTVCTFCGVGCTFEVWTKGRKILKVQPTPDSPVNGISTCVKGKFGWDFVNSEDRLTKPLIRKGDTFVEATWEEAYALIASKMLGIKNRDGADALGFISSSKCTNEENYLMQKLARSVGGTNNVDNCSRYCQSPATTGLFRTVGYGGDAGSIYDMAGAGLGIIVGANPAEAHPVIATRLKRAQKKGTQKLIVADLRKNEMAERSDLFLRTNSGTDHVWLSSVTKYIIDKGWHDVAFLHEKVNGFADYAKSLEKYTLEYAEKVTGLSKEQLIQTATMIHEADGTAIFWAMGVTQHCGASETSTAISNLLLVTGNFARPNAGAFPLRGHNNVQGACDFGTLPNFFPGYELVTDDTVRARYEQAWGVTLPAEKGMDNPAMIEAIHEGRLKAMYIMGEEMAWVDANANYIHAALEKLEFLVVQDIFLTKTAQFADVILPASPSLEKEGTFTNTERRIQRLYQVLEPLKGTRPDWVILTEAANAMGADWQYNNPGEIMAEAASLAPLFAGVNYERLEGFKSLLWPVQADGTDTPILYLEKFPFPDGKARLFPTDWIPPVELPSEFDLLVNNGRLLEHFHEGNMTGKSDGINHKVPDTFVEISPELAKERGVKDGSLVRLESPYGAVKLRVLVTDRVRGKELYVPMNSTKEDSAVNLLTGNHHDLTTHTPAYKEAKVKMQVLNVEGDTPLPRINSRYGNRNPQTGVEVERKWSRADYKPLETVGREGK; from the coding sequence ATGGAGACGAAGACACCTGTGTCGCTTTCGATTAACGGCAAAAGTTACGAAGCGAGTACCGACCAGAACTTGGTGGATGTGATCAAAGAGAACGGCATTGAGATTCCGCACATCTGCTATCATCAGAATCTCGGTACAATTCAAACATGCGATACCTGTATGGTTGAAGTAAATGGGCAGTTGGTACGTTCATGTGCGACAAAAGCGCAGTCAGGCATGGTAGTCGAAACAAAGTCTCTTTCGGCAAAAGCAGCGCAAACAGAGGCAATGGATCGCATCCTGGAAAATCACCTACTTTACTGTACAGTTTGTGATAATAACAACGGCGACTGCCGTATCCACAACACGGTGGAAATGATGGGCATTGAACATCAATCGTATCCGTTCAGCCCAAAACCGTATGAAGTTGATATGTCGCACCCATTCTATCGGTATGATCCGACACAATGTATTTTGTGCGGCCAGTGTGTGGAGGCGTGTCAGAACGTGCAGGTTAACGAGACGCTCTCGATTAACTGGGAACTCGATCGTCCGCGTGTAATCTGGGATAACGATGTGAATATTAATGAATCTTCGTGTGTTTCCTGTGGGCACTGTGTGAACGTATGCCCATGTAATGCTCTGATGGAAAAATCGATGCTTGGCGAAGCCGGTATCATGACGAACTTAAAGCCGGAACTGATGGCTCCGATGATTGAGCTTGTAAAAGAAGTAGAGCCGGGCTACAGCGGGATTCTTGCGGTATCCGATCTCGAAGCGACTATCCGTAGCACACGTACGAAGAAGACGAAGACGGTCTGTACGTTCTGCGGCGTAGGCTGTACGTTTGAAGTCTGGACCAAAGGGCGCAAGATTCTCAAGGTTCAACCGACTCCGGATTCCCCGGTTAACGGCATCTCTACGTGCGTAAAAGGTAAATTCGGCTGGGACTTCGTGAACAGTGAAGACCGCTTGACCAAGCCGCTCATTCGTAAAGGCGATACGTTTGTTGAGGCCACATGGGAAGAAGCATATGCCTTGATAGCAAGCAAAATGCTGGGAATTAAAAACCGTGATGGTGCCGATGCGCTTGGATTTATCTCCTCTTCTAAATGTACGAATGAAGAGAACTATTTGATGCAAAAACTGGCGCGTTCCGTTGGGGGGACGAATAACGTAGATAACTGCTCACGCTACTGCCAGTCCCCGGCGACAACAGGGTTGTTCCGCACAGTTGGCTATGGTGGTGACGCAGGTTCCATCTACGACATGGCAGGTGCAGGTCTCGGCATTATCGTTGGGGCAAATCCGGCAGAAGCGCACCCGGTTATCGCAACACGTCTCAAGCGTGCACAGAAGAAAGGCACACAGAAGTTGATTGTTGCGGATCTTCGTAAAAATGAAATGGCAGAGCGCTCGGATCTGTTTCTTCGCACAAATTCGGGGACTGACCATGTATGGCTGTCTTCTGTAACCAAATACATCATCGACAAAGGTTGGCATGATGTGGCGTTCCTGCATGAGAAAGTAAATGGTTTTGCCGATTATGCGAAATCACTTGAAAAATACACGCTGGAGTATGCGGAAAAAGTAACGGGTCTCTCGAAAGAGCAGTTGATTCAGACGGCAACCATGATTCATGAAGCAGATGGCACCGCAATTTTCTGGGCCATGGGCGTTACCCAGCACTGTGGCGCCAGTGAGACGAGTACCGCAATCAGCAACCTGTTGCTGGTAACGGGCAACTTCGCCCGACCGAATGCAGGGGCGTTCCCACTTCGTGGACATAACAACGTACAAGGAGCATGTGACTTCGGTACGCTGCCGAATTTCTTCCCAGGCTATGAGCTTGTGACAGACGATACTGTTCGCGCTCGTTACGAGCAGGCATGGGGTGTAACTCTTCCAGCTGAGAAGGGGATGGATAACCCGGCCATGATTGAAGCGATTCATGAGGGTCGTTTAAAAGCGATGTATATCATGGGCGAGGAAATGGCATGGGTGGATGCCAATGCGAACTATATTCATGCAGCACTTGAGAAGCTGGAATTCCTGGTTGTTCAGGATATTTTCCTAACCAAGACCGCTCAATTCGCGGATGTGATCCTGCCAGCAAGTCCAAGCCTTGAAAAGGAAGGAACTTTCACCAATACAGAACGTCGTATTCAACGTTTGTATCAGGTGCTTGAACCGCTCAAGGGCACTCGTCCGGACTGGGTGATTCTCACTGAGGCGGCAAATGCGATGGGGGCAGACTGGCAGTACAACAATCCGGGTGAAATCATGGCTGAAGCGGCAAGTCTTGCCCCGCTGTTCGCAGGTGTGAACTACGAGCGTCTGGAAGGATTCAAAAGTTTGCTCTGGCCGGTTCAGGCTGATGGAACTGATACACCTATTTTATATTTGGAGAAGTTCCCGTTCCCAGATGGCAAGGCACGCCTCTTCCCGACCGACTGGATTCCGCCGGTTGAATTGCCGAGTGAATTCGATCTGCTTGTGAATAATGGACGTCTGCTTGAGCACTTCCACGAAGGAAATATGACGGGTAAGTCTGATGGGATCAATCACAAAGTTCCTGACACATTCGTTGAAATTTCACCAGAATTGGCGAAAGAACGCGGTGTGAAAGATGGTTCTCTTGTCCGTCTCGAATCGCCGTACGGTGCTGTGAAGCTGCGCGTTCTTGTAACAGATCGTGTACGTGGAAAAGAGTTGTACGTGCCAATGAATTCAACAAAAGAGGATTCGGCTGTTAATCTACTGACAGGGAATCATCATGACCTGACGACACATACGCCTGCCTATAAAGAAGCAAAGGTTAAAATGCAGGTGTTAAACGTAGAAGGTGACACTCCGCTGCCACGTATTAACTCTCGCTATGGTAATCGAAATCCGCAGACGGGCGTTGAAGTTGAACGTAAATGGAGCCGTGCCGATTACAAGCCGCTGGAAACAGTTGGCCGGGAGGGAAAGTAA
- a CDS encoding sodium/solute symporter — protein MLQTLLEPKMLLTIILMSTIVYITYLTKKSSTASDYFVGGRSFGWFTNGSAIGGDYLSAATFLGIAGLTFQLGYDGAYYAFCFSIGLTLLAIFVAGPLRRFGAYTVADFLAYRFHSKRARLAAVAVVLAISGFYAAPQLLGAAQILSMFFGTTYEFGIIFTCTVMVFYVGVGGMKGTTINQALELWIRLGAFVLMAAAAVYGGLHYDRILASINEFQGSITGTAQFAKDGKDVAFDGASWTGTGHYFPTFWQTISMTIGLSLGTIGLPHILLRFYTNPSAKAARKSALMAIGIASVFFFFAVYLGAVGRAVFLSGSASPEVMKDLVAGGNNMVIPSTAQALGGEWLLGLVIAGAFAAIFSNLSGLFIASSGALAHDLYATFMRKNITERERVIAGKVAIVILAFLYGALGLMVKTASIGHLVALAFTVAASTFTPIFILGIWWRGMTEKGAIAGLVIGLAVSMFMIFGSSMLPAFLQFKVPGLITVPVGFLSVYIVSKLDRKVPADVNEFMRRVHSKESEAA, from the coding sequence ATGCTCCAGACACTACTCGAACCTAAAATGCTCTTAACCATCATTTTGATGAGTACGATTGTTTATATCACGTATTTAACAAAGAAAAGCTCCACTGCCTCCGATTACTTTGTAGGTGGGCGAAGCTTCGGATGGTTCACCAATGGTTCAGCCATCGGTGGCGATTATCTGAGCGCTGCAACGTTTCTCGGTATCGCAGGTCTGACGTTCCAGCTTGGATATGATGGCGCTTATTATGCTTTTTGTTTCTCCATCGGCCTAACGTTGCTCGCTATTTTTGTTGCTGGACCGCTTCGCCGTTTTGGAGCATATACAGTCGCTGACTTCCTGGCGTACCGCTTTCACAGCAAACGTGCTCGTCTGGCCGCAGTAGCCGTTGTTCTTGCGATTTCTGGATTTTATGCAGCTCCACAGCTTCTCGGTGCGGCTCAAATTTTGAGTATGTTTTTCGGCACAACCTATGAATTCGGTATTATTTTTACATGTACAGTTATGGTTTTCTACGTAGGTGTTGGCGGTATGAAAGGTACAACAATTAACCAGGCTCTTGAGCTTTGGATTCGTCTTGGTGCCTTCGTGTTAATGGCAGCCGCTGCCGTCTATGGCGGTCTTCATTATGATAGAATTCTTGCATCTATTAATGAGTTCCAAGGGTCTATTACAGGTACTGCCCAATTTGCAAAGGATGGGAAAGATGTCGCTTTTGACGGTGCTTCTTGGACGGGAACAGGTCACTACTTCCCTACATTCTGGCAAACGATTTCCATGACAATCGGTCTGTCACTTGGTACGATCGGTCTGCCTCACATCCTGCTTCGCTTCTATACAAACCCAAGCGCAAAAGCAGCTCGTAAATCTGCTTTGATGGCGATTGGTATTGCAAGCGTATTCTTTTTCTTTGCGGTTTACCTCGGTGCTGTCGGACGTGCCGTTTTCCTTAGTGGCTCTGCAAGCCCCGAAGTTATGAAAGATCTCGTAGCAGGTGGTAATAACATGGTTATTCCATCTACGGCACAAGCCCTCGGTGGTGAATGGTTACTTGGTCTCGTAATCGCCGGTGCTTTTGCTGCGATCTTCTCTAATCTCTCCGGTCTATTTATTGCAAGTTCTGGAGCTCTCGCACACGATCTGTACGCGACGTTTATGCGTAAAAACATTACAGAGCGTGAGCGTGTTATTGCAGGTAAAGTAGCAATCGTAATCCTTGCTTTCCTATATGGCGCACTTGGCCTTATGGTAAAAACAGCATCCATCGGTCACCTTGTTGCCCTTGCATTTACGGTAGCTGCTAGTACGTTTACTCCAATCTTTATTCTTGGTATCTGGTGGCGTGGTATGACTGAGAAAGGTGCAATTGCTGGTCTTGTAATTGGTCTTGCTGTTTCCATGTTCATGATCTTTGGTTCCTCTATGCTGCCGGCGTTCCTGCAGTTTAAAGTACCAGGGCTCATTACCGTACCAGTTGGATTCTTGTCTGTATACATTGTATCCAAATTAGATCGCAAAGTACCAGCTGATGTAAATGAATTCATGCGTAGGGTACACTCAAAAGAATCGGAAGCCGCATAA